A window of Rhizobium acidisoli contains these coding sequences:
- a CDS encoding Hsp33 family molecular chaperone, with protein MAEAAAALGQFDFAGDDHVVPFQVEGLDVRGRAVQLGPMLDAILERHHYPAPVARLLAEVVVLTVLLGTSLKFDGKFTVQTKGDGPVDLLVADFSTPENVRAYARFDQALLNKAIAAGETEPEQLLGRGVLAFTIDQGKFGQPYQGIVELDGTSLEDIAGVYFRQSEQIPTRVRLAAAELFDRDDAGKPRHRWRAGGLVAQFLPEAPERMRQPDLHGGDGDTGGRPHGEDDAWTEARSLVETIDADELTDPLVGTERLLFRLFHERGVRVYEPRAVFDRCSCSRDKIKGVLKGFTAEEIEASQEDGEIAVTCEFCSTTYRFEPAELQPAE; from the coding sequence ATGGCAGAAGCTGCAGCCGCCCTCGGCCAGTTCGATTTCGCCGGCGATGACCATGTCGTCCCTTTCCAGGTGGAGGGTCTGGATGTGCGCGGCCGCGCCGTCCAGCTCGGCCCGATGCTCGACGCGATCCTCGAGCGCCATCATTACCCCGCACCCGTTGCCCGGCTGCTTGCCGAAGTCGTGGTGCTGACGGTGCTGCTCGGCACCTCGCTGAAATTCGACGGCAAGTTCACCGTGCAGACCAAGGGCGATGGCCCGGTCGATCTTCTCGTCGCCGATTTTTCGACGCCGGAAAATGTGCGTGCCTATGCCCGTTTCGATCAGGCGCTGCTCAATAAGGCGATCGCCGCAGGCGAAACCGAGCCCGAGCAGCTGCTCGGCCGGGGCGTGCTTGCCTTCACCATCGATCAGGGCAAGTTCGGCCAGCCCTACCAGGGCATCGTCGAACTCGACGGCACCTCGCTTGAGGACATCGCCGGCGTCTATTTCCGCCAATCTGAGCAGATCCCGACGCGCGTGCGGCTGGCCGCCGCCGAACTCTTCGACCGCGACGATGCCGGCAAACCGCGCCATCGCTGGCGGGCAGGCGGCCTTGTCGCCCAGTTCCTGCCTGAGGCGCCGGAGCGCATGCGCCAGCCCGATCTCCACGGCGGCGACGGCGACACCGGCGGCCGCCCGCATGGCGAGGACGACGCCTGGACCGAAGCCCGGTCGCTTGTGGAGACCATCGACGCCGATGAATTGACCGACCCGCTGGTTGGCACCGAGCGGCTGCTGTTTCGCCTGTTCCACGAGCGCGGCGTCCGCGTCTACGAACCGCGGGCGGTCTTCGACCGCTGCAGCTGTTCGCGCGACAAGATCAAGGGCGTGCTGAAAGGCTTCACCGCCGAGGAGATCGAGGCCAGCCAGGAAGATGGCGAAATCGCAGTCACCTGCGAATTCTGCTCGACCACCTACCGCTTCGAGCCGGCCGAACTTCAGCCGGCCGAATAG